A window of Streptomyces gilvosporeus contains these coding sequences:
- a CDS encoding GMC family oxidoreductase → MPVYDYVVVGGGTAGSVIASRLVEDPDVTVAVIEGGPSDIDREEVLTLRKWLGLLGGELDYEYTTTEQPRGNSHILHSRAKVLGGCSSHNTLISFKPLPSDWDEWEEAGAAGWGAKEMDPYFGKLRNNIVRVAKKDQNQIATDWIEATKSALGVPEVVGFNDRPFEEGVGFFDLSYHPENNKRSSASVAYLHPHMEAGDRPNLTLMLETWAHKLELDGTRAKGVHVRTKDGQDVYVEAAREVLVCAGAVDTPRLLMHSGIGPKKDLEALGLPCVLDLPGVGENLIDHPESVIVWETDGPIPDNSAMDSDAGLFVKRDPQHKGPDLMFHFYQIPFTDNPERLGYERPEHGVSMTPNIPKSRSRGRLYLTSADPEAKPALDFRYFEDEGDYDGQTLVDGIKLARKVAQAEPFRKWLKREVFPGPDVTDDAEISELVRKAAHTVYHPAGTCKMGAADDQLAVVDPALKIRGLDGIRIADASVFPTMPAVNPMLGVLMVGEKCAELLKQATAQGGDA, encoded by the coding sequence ATGCCCGTGTACGACTATGTCGTGGTCGGCGGTGGCACCGCCGGTTCCGTCATCGCCTCCCGGCTCGTCGAGGACCCGGACGTCACCGTCGCCGTCATCGAAGGCGGCCCCTCCGACATCGACCGCGAGGAGGTCCTGACGCTGCGCAAGTGGCTCGGCCTGCTCGGCGGCGAGCTGGACTACGAGTACACGACCACCGAGCAGCCGCGCGGCAACTCGCACATCCTGCACAGCCGCGCCAAGGTCCTCGGCGGCTGCTCCTCGCACAACACCCTGATCTCCTTCAAGCCGCTGCCGTCCGACTGGGACGAGTGGGAAGAGGCGGGCGCGGCCGGCTGGGGCGCCAAGGAGATGGACCCCTACTTCGGCAAGCTGCGCAACAACATCGTGCGGGTGGCGAAGAAGGACCAGAACCAGATCGCGACGGACTGGATCGAGGCCACCAAGAGCGCCCTCGGCGTCCCGGAGGTCGTCGGCTTCAACGACCGGCCCTTCGAGGAGGGCGTCGGCTTCTTCGACCTCTCCTACCACCCGGAGAACAACAAGCGGTCCTCCGCGTCCGTCGCCTACCTCCACCCGCACATGGAGGCCGGCGACCGGCCGAACCTCACGCTGATGCTGGAGACCTGGGCGCACAAGCTGGAGCTGGACGGCACCCGCGCCAAGGGCGTGCACGTCCGCACCAAGGACGGCCAGGACGTCTACGTCGAGGCCGCGCGCGAGGTGCTGGTCTGCGCCGGTGCGGTGGACACCCCGCGGCTGCTGATGCACTCGGGCATCGGTCCGAAGAAGGACCTGGAGGCGCTGGGTCTGCCGTGTGTGCTGGACCTGCCGGGCGTCGGGGAGAACCTGATCGACCACCCGGAGTCGGTGATCGTCTGGGAGACCGACGGGCCGATCCCGGACAACTCCGCGATGGACTCCGACGCGGGTCTGTTCGTCAAGCGGGACCCGCAGCACAAGGGCCCCGACCTGATGTTCCACTTCTACCAGATCCCCTTCACCGACAACCCCGAGCGGCTGGGCTACGAGCGCCCCGAGCACGGGGTGTCGATGACCCCGAACATCCCCAAGTCCCGCTCCCGCGGCCGCCTCTACCTCACCTCCGCGGACCCCGAGGCCAAGCCCGCCCTCGACTTCAGGTACTTCGAGGACGAGGGCGACTACGACGGGCAGACGCTCGTCGACGGCATCAAGCTGGCCCGCAAGGTCGCCCAGGCCGAGCCGTTCCGGAAGTGGCTCAAGCGCGAGGTCTTCCCCGGTCCCGACGTGACCGACGACGCGGAGATCAGCGAGCTGGTGCGCAAGGCCGCGCACACCGTCTACCACCCCGCCGGTACCTGCAAGATGGGCGCCGCCGATGACCAACTTGCCGTCGTGGACCCGGCGTTGAAGATCCGGGGCCTGGACGGCATCCGGATCGCCGACGCCTCGGTCTTCCCGACGATGCCCGCCGTCAACCCGATGCTGGGCGTACTCATGGTGGGGGAGAAGTGCGCCGAACTGCTCAAGCAAGCCACTGCCCAAGGAGGTGATGCGTGA
- a CDS encoding quaternary amine ABC transporter ATP-binding protein — translation MASTATGASAANPSKKTAATEDREVVFSVRHLWKVFGPKADKIPDDTSVTGLNAQELREQTGCTAAVRDVSFDVHKGEVFVVMGLSGSGKSTLVRCLTRLIEPTSGDLEMDGEDVRAMDRGTLRELRRRRASMVFQHFGLLPHRSVVDNVAYGLEIQGVNKSERRERATEMVEKVGLGGLEKRRPGQLSGGQQQRVGLARALAVDPEVLLFDEPFSALDPLIRRDMQEEVVRLHREEGRTMVFITHDLAEALRLGDRIALMRDGEIVQLGTPEEIVGSPADDYVRDFVRDVPREQVLTVRRAMRPVQDGEADQGPALGPDTLISDAIEAVARSGGAARVVDDGRCLGIVDHACLLNVVARVDHRPEEVAA, via the coding sequence ATGGCCAGCACCGCCACCGGCGCATCCGCTGCAAACCCGTCCAAGAAGACCGCCGCCACCGAGGACCGCGAGGTCGTTTTCTCCGTCCGACACCTGTGGAAGGTCTTCGGTCCGAAGGCCGACAAGATCCCCGATGACACCTCCGTCACCGGGCTCAACGCCCAGGAGCTGCGCGAGCAGACCGGCTGCACCGCCGCCGTCCGCGATGTCTCCTTCGACGTCCACAAGGGCGAGGTCTTCGTCGTCATGGGCCTGTCCGGCTCCGGCAAGTCCACCCTCGTCCGCTGTCTGACCCGGCTGATCGAGCCGACCAGCGGCGACCTGGAGATGGACGGCGAGGACGTGCGCGCCATGGACCGCGGCACCCTGCGCGAACTGCGCCGCCGCCGCGCCTCGATGGTCTTCCAGCACTTCGGCCTGCTGCCGCACCGCAGCGTCGTCGACAACGTCGCCTACGGCCTGGAGATCCAGGGCGTGAACAAGAGCGAACGGCGCGAGCGGGCCACCGAGATGGTGGAGAAGGTGGGCCTGGGCGGGCTGGAGAAGCGCCGCCCCGGACAGCTCTCCGGCGGCCAGCAGCAGCGCGTCGGCCTGGCCCGCGCCCTCGCCGTCGACCCCGAGGTCCTCCTCTTCGACGAGCCGTTCAGCGCCCTGGACCCGCTCATCCGCCGCGATATGCAGGAAGAGGTCGTCCGCCTGCACCGCGAGGAGGGCCGCACCATGGTCTTCATCACCCACGACCTCGCCGAGGCGCTGCGCCTGGGCGACCGCATCGCGCTGATGCGCGACGGCGAGATCGTCCAGCTCGGCACCCCCGAGGAGATCGTCGGCTCCCCGGCCGACGACTACGTCCGCGACTTCGTCCGCGACGTCCCGCGCGAGCAGGTGCTGACCGTCCGCCGCGCGATGCGCCCGGTGCAGGACGGCGAGGCCGACCAGGGCCCGGCGCTGGGCCCCGACACCCTGATCTCCGACGCCATCGAGGCGGTCGCCCGCTCGGGCGGCGCCGCCCGCGTCGTCGACGACGGCCGCTGCCTGGGCATCGTCGACCACGCCTGCCTGCTCAACGTGGTCGCCCGGGTCGATCACCGGCCGGAGGAGGTGGCCGCCTGA
- a CDS encoding aldehyde dehydrogenase family protein, whose product MSASETIHVDGVWLPAASGATREVLDPADATVLAVVAEGGADDTDAAVAAAKRAFDGGAGAWPRTAVADRAALLRKVADLLQRDREEIGLLESRDTGKTLEEGRIDVDCVTDAFRYFADLVMNESGGRVVDAGSPDIHSVVVHEPVGVCALITPWNYPLLQASWKIAPAVAAGNTFVIKPSEVTPLSTVHLIKLLVEAGLPAGVANIVTGAGLPVGQRLAEHPDVDLFSFTGGLASGTKAGAAAVSGAKKIALELGGKNPNVVFADACATEEGFDTAVDQALNAAFIHSGQVCSAGARLIIEESVRDRFVAELARRAEKIKLGRGTADGVECGPLVSQQQLDKVEAYVASALAEGAQLRCGGARPEPSDVRPATGYFYLPTVLDGCHREMKVVREETFGPILTVETFTTEDEAVALANDTEYGLAGAVFSADTARARRVAARLRHGTVWINDFHPYLPQAEWGGFGKSGIGRELGPTGLDEYRESKHVYENLRPQPVRWFAG is encoded by the coding sequence GTGTCGGCAAGCGAGACCATTCACGTAGACGGGGTGTGGCTCCCCGCCGCATCCGGCGCCACGAGGGAGGTCCTCGACCCCGCCGATGCGACGGTGCTGGCCGTGGTGGCCGAGGGCGGCGCCGACGACACGGACGCGGCGGTCGCCGCGGCCAAGCGTGCCTTCGACGGCGGCGCCGGCGCCTGGCCCCGGACCGCCGTGGCCGACCGCGCCGCCCTGCTGCGCAAGGTCGCCGATCTGCTCCAGCGCGACCGCGAGGAGATCGGGCTCCTGGAGAGCCGGGACACCGGCAAGACGCTGGAGGAGGGCCGGATCGACGTCGACTGCGTCACCGACGCCTTCCGCTACTTCGCCGACCTGGTGATGAACGAGAGCGGCGGGCGGGTCGTCGATGCCGGATCGCCCGACATCCACAGCGTGGTCGTGCACGAGCCGGTCGGCGTCTGCGCGCTGATCACGCCGTGGAACTACCCGCTGCTCCAGGCCAGCTGGAAGATCGCCCCGGCCGTCGCGGCCGGCAACACCTTCGTGATCAAGCCCAGCGAGGTCACCCCGCTCTCCACCGTCCACCTGATCAAGCTGCTGGTGGAGGCCGGGCTGCCGGCCGGTGTCGCCAACATCGTCACCGGCGCGGGCCTGCCCGTCGGCCAGCGGCTGGCCGAGCATCCGGACGTGGATCTGTTCTCCTTCACCGGCGGCCTGGCCAGCGGTACGAAGGCGGGCGCGGCGGCGGTCTCCGGTGCCAAGAAGATCGCGCTGGAGCTGGGCGGCAAGAACCCCAACGTCGTCTTCGCGGATGCCTGCGCGACGGAGGAAGGCTTCGACACCGCCGTCGACCAGGCGCTGAACGCTGCGTTCATCCACAGCGGGCAGGTCTGTTCGGCCGGCGCCCGGCTGATCATCGAGGAGTCGGTGCGCGACCGCTTCGTGGCCGAGCTGGCCCGCCGCGCCGAGAAGATCAAGCTGGGCCGGGGCACGGCGGACGGCGTGGAGTGCGGGCCGCTGGTCTCCCAGCAGCAGCTCGACAAGGTCGAGGCGTACGTCGCCTCCGCGCTCGCCGAGGGTGCGCAGCTGCGCTGCGGCGGCGCCCGGCCCGAGCCGTCGGACGTGCGGCCCGCCACCGGCTACTTCTACCTGCCGACCGTCCTCGACGGCTGCCACCGCGAGATGAAGGTCGTCCGCGAGGAGACCTTCGGCCCGATCCTGACGGTCGAGACGTTCACGACCGAGGACGAGGCCGTCGCGCTGGCCAACGACACCGAGTACGGGCTGGCCGGCGCCGTCTTCTCCGCCGACACCGCCCGCGCCCGACGCGTCGCCGCCCGCCTGCGGCACGGCACCGTCTGGATCAACGACTTCCACCCCTACCTCCCGCAGGCGGAGTGGGGCGGCTTCGGCAAGTCCGGCATCGGCCGGGAATTGGGCCCCACGGGTCTGGACGAGTACCGCGAGAGCAAGCACGTTTACGAGAACCTCCGACCGCAGCCGGTCCGGTGGTTCGCGGGCTGA